One genomic region from uncultured Cohaesibacter sp. encodes:
- a CDS encoding molybdopterin dinucleotide binding domain-containing protein — translation MSTRRNILKGAVAIGALGAFAAGYAEPVKKITRGKWSGKVPRKHLTGNAPEPEYKVAANGDIELNPDQAVSYAMCIGCTTMCGVRVRVDKANNKVLRVTGNPYNPLSTTEFLPYETPVRESLVALGQPGAGDGMLHRSTACGRGNAVLDQIDNPRRVLKPLKRVGPRGSGQWETISFEQLVEEVVEGGDLFGEGKVAGLREIRDLETPIKADAPELGPRANGVVMLSSVNDGRDNMNLRWLKQAYGSTNYARHGSYCGGSYRSGSGAMFGDVKKMPHAKPDFEEAEFIIFIGTAPGNAGNPFKRIGALVAEARSDGKLDYVVVDPVLNHAQSGPSGDRSRWLPIVPGTDGALAMGMIRWMFENDRINKDYLAQPSKKAAMAAGEANWSNATHLVIADEDHPRMGKLLRGSDMGLELAEGAKAYDDSDPYMVASENGPVPVGDQPAPLFFDGTVESKEGPVAVKTGLTLLREEAGRLSYEDYSAACGIPVETITGLANEFTSHGRKAAVNTHGGMMSGSGFYNAFALMMLNTLIGNLNWKGGTLMLGGWYPDTNGPAYDLAKVKGGVKPKGLPLGRNVPYEKTSEFKAKKAAGKAFPADGPWYPNAPGLATEWFSSMVNGYPYNIEALILRNANPIYGIAGIEHLVPKLKDPKVVPLIISIDPFINESTALADYIVPDTVMYESWGFVKPWNGVPTKITTARWPVVDPKVARTADGVPIDVDMFLIATAKRMGLPGFGDEAIPDKDGTMHPLNRPEDFYLRGAVNVATVGGSSVPDASDDDLMVSGVDRIRDQLEATLKPDEWRKAAAIYAKGGRYENKDKSYKGEQSAHPFGKPMLVYNEGVGSARNAMTGKRSPGVPTWREAEFSDGSKVAEVYPQSDWPIKVISFKSPLQNSYSVGAKTLLRIVATNTLNIGRDVAESHGITTGDRVRLTTPGGSIESVAVVRDGVVPGTVAIEHGFGHRRFGAADITVDGVTMAADPKQASGVLQNDLGLIDPTRSKPGVWVDPISGAAVRQGLPAKIEKLA, via the coding sequence ATGTCAACACGTCGCAACATATTGAAGGGCGCCGTCGCTATCGGAGCGCTGGGCGCGTTCGCCGCAGGCTATGCCGAGCCGGTGAAAAAGATCACCCGAGGCAAATGGTCCGGCAAGGTGCCACGCAAGCATTTGACCGGCAACGCCCCTGAACCGGAATATAAGGTGGCCGCCAATGGCGACATCGAGCTCAACCCCGATCAGGCGGTAAGCTACGCCATGTGCATCGGTTGCACCACCATGTGTGGTGTGCGGGTGCGTGTCGATAAGGCGAACAACAAGGTGCTGCGCGTTACAGGCAATCCCTATAACCCGCTCAGCACCACCGAGTTTCTGCCTTATGAAACACCGGTCCGTGAAAGCCTTGTTGCGCTTGGGCAACCGGGCGCGGGCGACGGCATGCTGCATCGCTCCACGGCCTGCGGGCGCGGCAATGCCGTGCTTGATCAGATCGACAATCCGCGTCGGGTGCTCAAGCCCCTAAAGCGCGTCGGTCCGCGTGGCTCCGGCCAATGGGAAACCATCAGCTTTGAGCAGCTTGTCGAGGAAGTGGTTGAAGGCGGCGATCTGTTTGGCGAGGGCAAGGTGGCAGGCCTGCGGGAAATCCGCGATCTGGAGACCCCCATCAAGGCCGATGCGCCTGAGCTGGGGCCCCGCGCCAATGGTGTTGTCATGCTCAGTTCGGTCAATGATGGCCGGGACAACATGAATCTGCGCTGGCTGAAACAGGCCTATGGTTCAACCAACTATGCTCGCCATGGCTCCTATTGCGGTGGCTCCTATCGTTCGGGTTCTGGCGCGATGTTTGGCGATGTGAAAAAGATGCCACACGCCAAGCCGGATTTTGAGGAAGCCGAATTCATCATTTTCATCGGTACAGCACCGGGCAATGCGGGCAACCCCTTCAAGCGCATTGGCGCCTTGGTGGCTGAAGCCCGCAGCGATGGCAAACTTGATTATGTTGTGGTCGATCCGGTGCTCAACCATGCCCAGAGCGGCCCGTCCGGGGATCGGTCTCGCTGGTTGCCGATTGTTCCGGGCACCGATGGCGCCCTTGCCATGGGCATGATCCGCTGGATGTTCGAGAATGACCGCATCAACAAGGACTATCTGGCCCAACCTTCCAAGAAAGCCGCAATGGCGGCGGGCGAAGCCAACTGGAGCAATGCCACCCATCTGGTTATCGCAGATGAAGACCATCCGCGCATGGGCAAGCTGCTGCGCGGCTCCGACATGGGGCTGGAGCTGGCCGAAGGCGCCAAGGCCTATGACGATAGCGATCCTTACATGGTTGCGTCCGAGAATGGCCCCGTGCCGGTGGGCGATCAGCCTGCGCCGCTGTTCTTTGATGGTACGGTAGAGAGCAAGGAAGGCCCCGTTGCGGTGAAGACCGGCCTCACTCTGCTGCGCGAGGAAGCCGGGCGGCTAAGCTATGAAGACTATTCTGCCGCCTGCGGTATTCCTGTCGAAACCATCACCGGCCTTGCCAATGAATTCACCAGCCATGGCCGCAAGGCTGCGGTGAACACCCATGGCGGCATGATGAGCGGCTCGGGCTTCTACAATGCCTTTGCGTTGATGATGCTCAACACGCTCATTGGCAATCTCAACTGGAAGGGCGGCACCCTCATGCTCGGCGGCTGGTATCCGGACACCAACGGTCCTGCCTATGATCTGGCCAAGGTGAAGGGCGGCGTCAAGCCCAAGGGCCTGCCACTAGGACGCAATGTGCCTTACGAGAAGACCTCCGAATTCAAGGCCAAGAAAGCTGCGGGCAAGGCCTTCCCTGCCGATGGGCCATGGTATCCCAACGCACCGGGGCTGGCGACCGAATGGTTCTCCTCTATGGTCAATGGCTACCCCTACAATATAGAGGCACTCATCCTGCGCAACGCCAACCCGATCTATGGCATCGCGGGCATCGAGCATCTGGTGCCCAAGCTGAAAGACCCGAAGGTGGTGCCGCTGATCATCTCCATTGATCCTTTCATCAACGAGAGCACGGCGCTGGCCGACTATATCGTGCCAGATACGGTGATGTATGAAAGCTGGGGCTTCGTGAAGCCATGGAATGGCGTTCCCACCAAGATCACCACGGCCCGCTGGCCGGTGGTCGACCCGAAGGTCGCCAGAACAGCCGATGGCGTGCCGATTGATGTCGACATGTTCCTCATCGCAACAGCAAAACGCATGGGCCTGCCCGGTTTTGGCGATGAGGCGATCCCTGATAAGGACGGCACCATGCATCCGCTCAACCGGCCCGAAGACTTCTATCTGCGAGGTGCGGTGAATGTGGCAACGGTCGGCGGCTCGTCCGTGCCGGACGCCAGCGACGATGACCTGATGGTATCAGGCGTTGATCGCATCCGCGATCAGCTGGAAGCAACCCTCAAGCCGGATGAATGGCGCAAGGCGGCGGCAATCTATGCCAAGGGCGGACGCTACGAGAATAAGGACAAGAGCTACAAGGGCGAACAAAGCGCCCATCCATTTGGCAAGCCGATGCTTGTCTATAACGAAGGGGTCGGCAGTGCGCGCAATGCCATGACAGGCAAGCGCTCGCCCGGCGTGCCCACATGGCGCGAAGCGGAGTTTTCCGATGGCAGCAAGGTGGCTGAGGTCTATCCGCAAAGCGACTGGCCGATCAAGGTGATCAGCTTCAAATCGCCATTGCAGAATTCCTACTCCGTCGGGGCCAAGACACTTCTGAGGATCGTTGCGACCAACACACTCAATATCGGCCGCGATGTGGCCGAAAGCCATGGCATCACGACCGGTGACAGGGTGCGCCTCACCACACCGGGTGGCAGCATCGAGAGCGTGGCCGTCGTGCGCGACGGGGTGGTGCCGGGCACGGTTGCCATCGAGCATGGCTTTGGCCATCGCCGCTTCGGGGCCGCAGACATTACCGTCGACGGGGTCACCATGGCCGCAGATCCGAAGCAGGCAAGCGGCGTGTTGCAAAATGATCTGGGCCTGATCGACCCGACACGCTCCAAGCCCGGCGTCTGGGTGGACCCGATCTCGGGGGCTGCCGTGCGTCAGGGGCTGCCTGCGAAAATCGAGAAACTTGCTTGA
- the nrfD gene encoding NrfD/PsrC family molybdoenzyme membrane anchor subunit, translated as MQIHELVGAVHEAAWLPWAVQYFFLIGMSTTALFLTFPAFVFRRGSSLPHARLALITAVTTGISGPVALLADLHQPGRFWEFFVYTHATSWMAWGAWIVSSYVTLLLLYAWAVNRPAFYRWGQDDWRFAWLFRFLAFGSPANGFARLIGIGAGVAALGILTYTGMEVAVVYSRPLWHTPLLPFQFAATGAVGALGVMLILGRLFATGAIVEAKMNRMLALALGVVAIIGALWFAVAFSGISQSHTEALASVAGFTVWQRIALWAAAAIVIPFVIALALPARSGWVTGLIAIHAAWMFRWTVFMGGQAVPKVGSGLYDALMPTGIEGLMGVIGTFGLWIFLLILYTTFVPWAEADLPDDTSAPSSAQTARTV; from the coding sequence ATGCAAATTCATGAGCTTGTTGGTGCCGTCCATGAAGCCGCCTGGCTGCCTTGGGCCGTGCAATATTTCTTCCTCATCGGCATGTCCACGACTGCCCTGTTTCTCACCTTCCCTGCCTTTGTCTTCAGGCGGGGTTCCTCCCTGCCCCATGCCCGGCTGGCGCTGATCACAGCCGTGACGACCGGCATTTCCGGCCCTGTTGCTCTGCTGGCCGATTTGCATCAGCCGGGTCGCTTCTGGGAGTTCTTCGTTTATACCCATGCCACCTCATGGATGGCTTGGGGCGCCTGGATCGTCTCGTCCTATGTCACTTTGCTGCTGCTTTATGCATGGGCGGTGAACCGGCCTGCCTTCTATCGCTGGGGTCAGGATGACTGGCGCTTTGCATGGCTCTTCCGCTTTCTCGCTTTCGGCAGCCCGGCCAATGGATTTGCCCGCCTCATCGGCATCGGCGCAGGCGTCGCCGCACTCGGCATTCTCACCTATACCGGCATGGAAGTGGCCGTGGTCTATTCCCGTCCGCTTTGGCACACGCCACTTCTCCCCTTCCAGTTTGCAGCAACCGGTGCTGTTGGGGCGCTTGGCGTGATGCTCATTCTTGGTCGCCTGTTTGCCACCGGCGCTATTGTGGAAGCGAAGATGAACCGCATGCTGGCGCTGGCTCTTGGCGTGGTCGCCATCATCGGCGCGCTATGGTTCGCGGTCGCCTTTTCAGGCATCAGCCAGAGCCACACTGAGGCGCTCGCCTCGGTTGCCGGCTTCACCGTGTGGCAGCGCATCGCTCTTTGGGCTGCCGCGGCCATCGTTATTCCCTTTGTCATCGCGCTGGCGCTACCGGCTCGCTCGGGCTGGGTCACGGGGCTGATCGCCATTCACGCTGCATGGATGTTCCGCTGGACAGTCTTCATGGGCGGACAGGCGGTGCCGAAGGTCGGCTCCGGCCTCTATGACGCCCTGATGCCCACCGGTATTGAAGGCCTCATGGGAGTGATCGGCACCTTCGGGCTCTGGATCTTCCTGCTCATTCTTTACACCACCTTTGTGCCATGGGCCGAAGCAGACCTGCCTGACGACACGTCAGCTCCCTCTTCCGCCCAAACCGCTCGCACTGTCTGA
- a CDS encoding 4Fe-4S dicluster domain-containing protein, producing the protein MDSSRRQFLGAIGQVSIGAAATVAGANNASAATGSASDGTQTTGPKWGMVVDLRKCIGCQACTVACIMENAVPEDSFRTHVSVYEVVKEGRDPAMVMLPRLCNHCDEPPCVEVCPVEATYKKEGTGEVLVDASRCVGCAYCVQACPYDARFINHETQTADKCTFCIHRTEAGLLPACVETCVGGARIFGDLNDPESTVSKLLKEHEVSVLRPEMHTAPNVYYIGLDEALDGRVAGEAAYRPPLTTNIDHHEEGR; encoded by the coding sequence ATGGACAGTTCTCGTCGCCAATTTCTTGGAGCGATCGGACAGGTGAGCATTGGCGCGGCGGCAACGGTCGCTGGCGCCAACAATGCCTCAGCTGCAACCGGTTCAGCCTCCGATGGCACCCAGACGACCGGCCCCAAATGGGGCATGGTCGTTGACTTGCGCAAATGCATCGGCTGTCAGGCCTGCACAGTGGCCTGCATCATGGAGAATGCGGTGCCGGAAGATTCGTTCCGCACCCATGTCTCCGTTTATGAAGTCGTCAAGGAAGGGCGCGATCCTGCGATGGTGATGCTGCCACGGCTGTGCAACCATTGCGACGAGCCCCCCTGCGTCGAGGTTTGCCCGGTCGAGGCGACCTACAAGAAGGAAGGCACCGGCGAGGTGCTGGTGGATGCATCGCGTTGCGTAGGCTGCGCCTATTGCGTTCAGGCCTGCCCCTATGATGCCCGTTTCATCAACCACGAAACCCAGACCGCTGACAAATGCACCTTCTGTATTCATCGCACCGAAGCGGGGCTGCTTCCAGCCTGCGTGGAAACCTGTGTTGGTGGCGCTCGTATTTTCGGGGATCTCAATGATCCCGAAAGCACGGTGTCGAAGTTGCTGAAAGAACATGAAGTCTCTGTTCTGCGTCCGGAAATGCATACCGCACCCAATGTCTATTATATCGGACTGGACGAGGCGCTAGACGGGCGCGTGGCTGGAGAAGCCGCCTATCGTCCTCCGCTCACGACCAATATTGACCATCACGAGGAGGGCCGGTGA
- a CDS encoding response regulator gives MNAINEDGIIHIVDDDRAVRDGLGFMLSSLGLTIETHSSALDLLDRLDGALIGCILADVRMPGMSGLELLDELKRRACALPVIIITAHADVPMAVRAIQSGALDFFEKPVNGMALVERINDALKEARARAEDEALKAAIASRIESLTGREVDVARAIMDGKQNKQIAADFGISLKTVEIHRHNLMTKMEATTPADLVRQLVTVNWDKI, from the coding sequence ATGAATGCGATCAATGAGGATGGAATCATTCATATCGTTGATGATGATCGGGCCGTGCGCGACGGGCTCGGCTTCATGCTCTCTTCCCTTGGTCTTACCATCGAAACCCACAGCTCAGCATTAGACTTGCTCGACCGGCTTGATGGCGCACTCATTGGCTGCATTCTGGCTGATGTGCGCATGCCCGGCATGAGCGGTCTGGAACTGCTGGATGAATTGAAGCGCCGCGCCTGTGCCCTACCCGTCATCATCATCACCGCCCACGCGGATGTCCCCATGGCCGTGCGGGCCATCCAGTCGGGCGCTCTGGATTTTTTTGAGAAACCCGTCAACGGCATGGCGCTGGTGGAACGCATCAATGATGCCCTCAAGGAAGCCCGCGCACGCGCTGAGGATGAAGCCCTCAAGGCCGCCATTGCCAGCCGCATCGAAAGCCTGACGGGCCGCGAGGTGGATGTCGCCCGCGCCATCATGGACGGCAAGCAGAACAAACAGATTGCCGCAGACTTTGGAATCAGCCTCAAGACGGTGGAAATTCACCGCCATAACCTGATGACCAAGATGGAGGCCACGACGCCCGCCGATCTGGTGCGGCAGCTTGTCACAGTCAATTGGGACAAGATTTAG
- a CDS encoding PhnD/SsuA/transferrin family substrate-binding protein, whose translation MKSYFSRPILLFALLVGLLCWVHPALAETVKRIGVLDYLGAKHSLTHWAQTADSLSAAFPDVRFELEALDIDGLDAALTAGELDFVLTNPGNYAELEFRHHISRIATAEEDQPVASTLVTSGDFESMEDLVGKKLAVMTTEAFGGFQVIWAEMHKQDPTLPRRVELVQTGYPMQNVAEAVLDGKADAAVMRTCTLELLQKQNPARYGALHGFALRHDMPTDCAISSPIYPNWPFAKTPKTDAAFAKQVAVTLLSIQEGNLWTVPLDYQSVHDVLRQLQIGPYARTGPISLSDFIEDYRDWLIILAGALIFWAIYSVRIESLVRKRTRDLKETNVKLKQEMAERKRAEEADRQHQRELEHVARLSILGEMASSIAHELNQPLAAISNYAQGCLLRIKADRFSSADMELASTEIAQQAQRAAEVVKRIRAFVRKKESKPVTITVPELVADCAAVYAASANRAGVRVILDLAPGLPALRVDPIQIQQVVLNLVQNAIDAMNAVAAERREAILTVREKEEGGRGILLSVRDFGHGMDEEDLGHFAEAFYTTKTEGIGLGLALSRSIVEAHGGSMRAFSPSDGPGLEVAIWLPAGETE comes from the coding sequence ATGAAAAGCTATTTTTCCCGTCCCATCCTGCTCTTTGCGCTTCTGGTCGGCCTTTTATGCTGGGTTCACCCCGCCTTGGCCGAAACAGTCAAGCGGATCGGCGTGCTGGACTATCTGGGGGCCAAGCACTCCCTCACTCACTGGGCACAGACGGCGGACAGCCTGAGCGCTGCCTTTCCCGATGTGCGCTTTGAGCTGGAGGCTCTGGACATTGATGGTCTTGATGCGGCGCTGACAGCTGGCGAGCTGGATTTCGTGCTCACCAACCCGGGCAATTATGCTGAACTGGAATTTCGCCATCATATCAGCCGCATCGCCACTGCTGAGGAAGACCAGCCAGTGGCCTCCACGCTGGTCACATCCGGTGACTTTGAAAGCATGGAAGATCTGGTAGGCAAGAAGCTGGCGGTGATGACCACCGAAGCCTTTGGCGGCTTTCAGGTCATCTGGGCGGAAATGCACAAGCAGGATCCGACGCTCCCTCGCCGGGTTGAGCTGGTCCAGACCGGCTATCCCATGCAGAATGTGGCTGAAGCAGTGCTGGATGGCAAGGCCGACGCAGCGGTGATGCGCACCTGCACGTTGGAGCTGTTGCAGAAGCAAAATCCGGCCCGCTACGGCGCGCTGCATGGCTTTGCGCTACGCCACGACATGCCGACCGACTGCGCCATTTCCAGTCCGATCTATCCCAACTGGCCCTTTGCCAAAACACCCAAGACCGATGCCGCCTTTGCCAAGCAAGTGGCCGTGACGCTCCTCAGCATTCAGGAAGGCAATCTCTGGACGGTGCCGCTGGATTATCAATCGGTGCATGATGTCTTGCGGCAATTGCAGATCGGCCCCTATGCCCGCACCGGTCCGATTTCTCTTTCCGACTTCATCGAGGATTATCGCGACTGGCTGATCATTCTGGCAGGTGCCCTGATTTTCTGGGCCATCTATTCGGTGCGCATCGAGAGCCTTGTGCGCAAGCGCACCCGCGACCTCAAGGAAACCAACGTAAAGCTGAAGCAGGAAATGGCCGAGCGTAAACGCGCCGAAGAGGCCGACCGGCAACATCAGCGCGAGTTGGAACATGTGGCCCGCCTCTCCATTCTGGGGGAGATGGCCTCCTCCATTGCTCATGAGCTGAACCAGCCGCTGGCGGCGATTTCCAACTATGCGCAAGGGTGCCTGCTGCGCATCAAGGCTGATCGGTTCAGCAGTGCCGACATGGAGCTGGCATCCACCGAAATCGCCCAGCAGGCACAGCGCGCAGCGGAAGTCGTCAAGCGCATCCGGGCTTTCGTGCGCAAGAAAGAATCCAAGCCCGTTACCATCACCGTGCCCGAACTTGTCGCCGATTGCGCCGCCGTTTACGCAGCTTCTGCCAACCGCGCCGGAGTGCGCGTGATCCTCGATCTGGCTCCCGGCCTGCCTGCGCTGCGTGTCGACCCCATCCAGATCCAGCAAGTGGTGCTCAATCTGGTGCAAAATGCCATCGACGCAATGAACGCGGTGGCAGCGGAGCGGCGCGAGGCTATCCTCACGGTGCGCGAGAAGGAAGAAGGCGGGCGGGGCATATTGCTCAGCGTGCGCGATTTTGGCCATGGCATGGATGAAGAAGATCTTGGCCATTTCGCCGAAGCCTTCTATACAACCAAGACCGAGGGGATCGGGCTGGGGCTGGCGCTGAGCCGATCAATTGTTGAAGCCCATGGCGGCTCCATGCGCGCCTTTTCCCCATCGGACGGACCGGGACTTGAAGTGGCCATCTGGCTGCCTGCAGGAGAGACTGAATGA